A single genomic interval of Terriglobus albidus harbors:
- a CDS encoding pyridoxal phosphate-dependent aminotransferase has product MSSIFDVNSAVSRRNFMRLFGAGAAAAATLPNFSQTAFAQAAGQTAGRRGMGERPMMDKDVIVISSNENPLGPAPSALAAVAQAGPTGGRYDKYGVTIGVVKTLSEQFGLKPGYVQLYPGSSGPLDMALMSNIGPGKGLVTADPSYEQGSRAAQKLKAPLKQVPLNAKYEHDVKAMLAADPNAGAFYIVNPNNPTGTMTPKEDIIWLINNKPKGSVVIVDEAYHHFSTHESVIDQVAADKDVIVLRTFSKIYGMAGVRAGFAIARPDLLEKFETLSPSVSLRNAASVSLLSAAAAGASLRDPELVPLRRKINTDIREATLEFLDKKGYKIVPGSQANMFMVDVKRPGKEFNALMMKEKIAIGRTWTAMPTYVRVTVGTKDEMEKFQTAFVKCMDVPPGAVNASLHSELYIPSELDRHRA; this is encoded by the coding sequence GCCACGCTTCCTAACTTCTCGCAGACCGCATTCGCGCAGGCAGCTGGCCAGACTGCCGGTCGTCGCGGTATGGGCGAGCGCCCGATGATGGATAAGGACGTCATCGTGATCTCCTCGAACGAGAACCCGCTTGGACCGGCACCCTCGGCTCTTGCCGCTGTCGCGCAGGCAGGCCCCACGGGCGGCCGTTATGACAAGTATGGCGTTACTATTGGCGTGGTAAAGACCCTCTCAGAGCAGTTCGGTCTGAAGCCCGGCTACGTACAGCTCTATCCCGGTTCCAGCGGCCCGCTGGATATGGCGCTGATGTCCAACATCGGCCCCGGCAAGGGCCTGGTCACAGCTGATCCTTCCTATGAGCAGGGCTCTCGCGCTGCCCAGAAGCTGAAGGCTCCACTGAAGCAGGTTCCGCTGAACGCCAAGTACGAGCACGATGTGAAAGCCATGCTGGCCGCCGATCCGAACGCCGGCGCCTTCTACATCGTCAACCCCAACAACCCCACCGGCACCATGACCCCGAAGGAAGACATCATCTGGCTGATCAACAACAAGCCCAAGGGTTCGGTTGTGATCGTCGACGAGGCCTACCACCACTTCTCCACCCATGAGTCGGTCATCGACCAGGTTGCCGCGGACAAGGACGTTATTGTTCTGCGTACCTTCTCGAAGATCTACGGCATGGCCGGTGTCCGCGCTGGTTTCGCCATCGCCCGTCCGGATCTGCTGGAGAAGTTCGAGACCCTGTCGCCCTCTGTCAGCCTGCGCAATGCAGCTTCGGTTTCGCTGCTCTCTGCTGCTGCAGCCGGCGCCAGCCTGCGCGATCCTGAGCTGGTTCCGCTGCGCCGCAAGATCAACACTGACATCCGTGAAGCCACGCTGGAGTTCCTGGACAAGAAGGGATACAAGATCGTTCCCGGCTCCCAGGCCAATATGTTCATGGTCGACGTCAAACGCCCCGGCAAGGAGTTCAATGCGCTGATGATGAAGGAGAAGATCGCCATCGGCCGTACCTGGACCGCGATGCCGACCTACGTCCGCGTCACCGTCGGCACGAAGGACGAGATGGAGAAGTTCCAGACTGCGTTCGTCAAGTGCATGGATGTTCCCCCGGGAGCCGTCAATGCCTCGCTGCACTCGGAACTCTACATTCCCAGCGAACTGGACCGCCACCGCGCTTAA